GGCTCAGCATGACAGTGTGGCGTCACCCAGCAAAACAGGCGCATGGCTCAGCATGACAGTGTGGCGTCGCTCAGCAACACAGGCGCATGGCTCCTGCAACTTATCCTGCCTTTCGCGTGTCACTGTATATGGTTGCCTCTTCCCCGCATGGACGGAAACCGGCGGCAACCGAAGGAGGCGTGCCTCATGCGGGACTGCTGTGCCATGTTCGGATGCGCCTTCCTGATGGCGTGCGGCATCGCTGTACTGAGCGCGGCGGCGCCCGTGCTGTTGGTGCCCCTGATTATCGGGCTGCTTCTCATCCGCTGGGCGCAGCACCAGATAGGCGATCGTCACGGGGACGAGTAGCCCCCGCGCGGCGGGGTTTGAAAAAAAATTTTCGAAAAAGTCCGTTTCGAAGCAGGAAAACCCCAAAGGGAACACGAAGAAGAGACCAGCAGCACCGTGTCAGGAGAGTTCTGTCATGCGACGTCCATCACCTGACATCTCGCCACCGGACTGGCAGCCGCCCGCGCAGGAGGACGGCTTCACCCTGCACCTGCGCCTCATCACACCGCTGTTCGGCGGGGGCTACGAAGCACGCGAGGTCGACCCCGTGTGCATCATCCGCCCGGCGACCGTGCGCGGCAACCTGCGCTTCTGGTGGCGCGCCCTGTACGGGGGACAGTACGCCAGCGCGAAAGACCTGTTCCAGGCGGAGGCTGAGCTGTGGGGCGCGGCAGCCCTCGAAAAAAACCCCGCTACCGGTAAAGTGCGCCTGCGCGTGACCGACGTGCGCTCCAACGCCAAACCGGTGACCATCGAGGACTTCCGACCGCGCGGCAGTCCGGCAAAGGTCGGTCCGGAAGCGCAGTATCTGCTGTATCCGTTTCAGGCGCAGAGACAGCAAAACCTTCCGCCTGCCAAGGGCATTCCCGATGTGCAGTTCACCCTGCAGGTGTCTTTGGATCCGAGCCTGTCGAAATCGCAAAAACAACAGGTGGAAAACACCCTCAAGGCGTGGATTGCTTTTGGGGGCGTTGGGGCGCGCACGCGGCGTGGGTGTGGCGCGTTGACGGTGACGCATGAGCAGGGTCGCTGGCTGCCGCCGGCGGATGAGGAGAAACGCAAGCAGTGGTTCCGCCAGCTGCTGCCTGCAGGCGAGCCGCCGAAACCGCCACGACTGGCACACCTCTCTGGGGCGCGTATCGTGCTTGGTGCTCCGAAAGGGTCGCCTAAGGACGTATTGCACGATCTCGGCAGTTTCTGGGCAGCGTTCCGCAAGGGGCACGTGGGAAGCAAAGCTTACACACCCATGGAAGGCTGCCGCTGGTCCGACTACCGCAAGGCGCTGTTGCAGTTCCACAAGCAGCACGGCAACACCATCTCCCTTGCCAAACCGTTTCTCGGTCTGCCGATTGTCTACCAGTCGTTCAAAACCGCGCCTTACGCGCCCACCATCGAGTCCGCCGAGACCGGGCGCATGGCGTCGCCGGTCATCCTGAAACCGCTCGCCCTCGCTAATGGGCAGGTGTGCCCGATGTGCGTGGTGTTATGGGTGCCTCTACCGACCAGCGTCCGCATCAAGCCACCCGACCAGCAGGTGAAGCTCGTGCCGCCTCCGCAGGACGCGGTGCTGAACGATTTGCAGGTCAGGCATCCGCTGGAGGCGGTGGTTAAAGCGGCGCAGCTGCGCTGGAAAACGCAGGCATTCGGGATAGGAGGTGCGTGATGCGCTACCTGCTCACCCTCTCCATCGGTCCCGTGCAGGACTTCATCGCGGCGGCGCGGCGCACGGTGGACCTGCAGGCGGGTTCCAAACTCCTGCAGCAGCTGGCAATGCACCTCGCGCAGGACATTCAGGACAAGGGAGGCACGCTCATCTTCCCCGCCAGCGCACAGGTGCCCGGACCCAACAAAGTGGTCGCCACCATCGATACCGATGACCCCGCGACGTTCGCCCAGCAATTGCGTGAGGGGGCGGTGCAATGGCTATGGCAACAGTGGCAGACCGCACGCGACCGCATCCCCAGCGTGCCCCTCGACGACCACCTTGCCGAGGAGCAAATTAAGCACTTTCTGGAGTTCTACGCGGCATGGGTTCCCCTGAACGGCGACTACGCGCAGGCGCGCCATCAGGCGGAGCGGCTGCTGGCAGGACGCAAAGCACTGCGCGACTTCCGACAGGTTCCCTGCCGCCCCGGCCGCCCCAAAAGCCCGTTAGACCCGTCGCGCGACACGGTGCTGAAGCTGGAGCAGGGGCTTCGCATCCCCGATGAGGCGCAAAAAGAGCCTCTCTTCCTGAAGCGCACCGAGTATCTGGACGCCGTCTCCATGCTGAAGCGGCTGCTGGGGGAGAAAAAAGTGCCCTCTACCTCACTCATGGCAGCGCGAGCCATCCTGCCCATCGCCGACCAGCAGGCGGTGCAAGAACTGCAGCGCATCGCCGACAACGCGCCGGGCGCGGTGGACATCGGCGACCTGATGTTCCCCACTCGCGTGCAGGAGCAGATCGAAGAAGGCGAGCCGCCCCTCCGCAACTACCTGCAGCGGCACCAGACCGAGATTGACCATCTGCGCCGCCGGATACTGGACAGCCTCAGCCCGCGCCTCAGCGAGTGCCCGCCCTACTACGCCATCCTCGCCGCCGACGGCGACCGCATGGGGCAGCTCATCAGCGCACAGCGCGACATGCAAAGTCATCAGAAACTCTCCTCTGCGCTGGCGGACGTGGCGGAGGAGATGAAAAAAGTGGTCCAGCAGCACCACGGCTATACCGTCTACGCGGGCGGCGATGACCTGCTGGCGTTCCTGGCAGTGAACCAGATACTCTCCTGCGCGTGCCAGCTGGCAGCTGCCTTTAACCAGGCGATGGAACAGTTCCGCAAAGATAAAAATGACGATTCGGGAGGCACCCTGTCCATCGGCGTGGCGATTGTACACCGCATGGAGATGCTGCAGCAGGCGCTGGAGTGGGCGCGCGCGGCGGAGGCGGAGGCGAAAAAGTCGCGCAACGCGATAGCCATCGCCCTGCACACGCGCGGCGGCGTGCCGCTGACCGCCGTCTCCTCGTTCAAAGACGACCCCTATCTGGACGGGTGGAGGCAGTGGCTGAAGGCGTTCCGCGCGGGATTGACGCGGGGCTTCCCCTACGAACTGCAACACCTGGCGCGCGAGGTGGAGAACGCCAGCTTATCGGCAGACAGCCTGCAGGCAGAGGCGTTTCGCATTTTCGACCGCAAGACGGGCAGAGAGGGCAGCGCGGCAGTGAAACAGTTCCGTCCCGCTTTCAAGCAGAGGATGGATCGCATCGGCAAGGCGGAGGATCTCCGTGCCTTTGCAGAACAGCTCATCGTCGCCCGCTTTCTGTCAGAGTATCCTAACGGCGTGGAGGTGCGGTCATGAACAGCCAGATGGTGCGCATCCGGGGAATTGACTCCCTGCTGTTTCGCGATGGTCGCCCGTTTGGCGCGGAGATTGGTTCGCTGTCCGCGCGCACGCTGTCGTGTCCCTATCCCGCGACGGTCACCGGCTTCGTGCGCACGTTTCTGGGAAACCGAATGCTGATAGACTGGAACCGTCGGGAGGACATCCTGCGCGTGCTGGCGATAGCGGTATACGGTCCGCTTCTGGAGCGCAACGGCGACGCAGTCTTTCACGCCCCTGCCGATGCCCTGATAACCGGCACGCCGAAGGAACCATCGGTGTTTGCCCTGCGCCCATGGCCAGACCTGCCCGAACACGCCGGTTGCGACCTGCCGAAGCATCTCGTCCCCTTGCGCGTAGACACCGACGAGAAGCCGGTCAAGGGCTATGAATACTGGGACGGCGCGTCGCTGATGCGCTGGCTGGAGAGCGCGGACGGCTCGGGCTTCACCCCGCCGCAACCGGTCGGCAAGATGGAGGTGGAACAGCGCACCCACGTCGCCATCGATGACGAGAAGGGCGTCAGCGCGGAAAGCCTGCTGTACAGCGTGGAGTATCTGTCCTTCGAGCGGTATCGCTGGGGCAAAAACGGCTCGCGAGAGCGGTGGGCGCTGCTGGCGCGCCTTGAGGGTGACGAAGACCTATCCCTTGCACGCGGCGTGGGGCTTCTGGGTGGCGAGAAGCGTCTGGCTCTGCTCGAACCGGCGGAAGATTCCTGCTGGCCCACCTGTTCGGAGACCCTGCGCCGCGCTTTGAGCCAGAGCCAGCGCGTGCGGATGTTTCTGGCAACGCCCGCTATCTTCGAAGGGGGCTGGAAACCGGGTTGGCTCAACGGCAAGCTGGAAGGCTCCCCGCCCTGCGCATCAGGTGTCCAACTGCGTCTCATCGGCGCGGCGGTGAAACGGCGCGAGGCGGTTAGCGGCTGGAGCTATCGCAAGGACCGCCAGCAACCGAAGCCCCTGCGCCTGCTCGCGCCTGCAGGAAGCGTGTACTTCTTTGAGGTGCTGGAGGGCGACCCCGCTGTGCTGGCAGACGCCTGGCTGCGCCCCGTCAGCGACGATGAACACGACCGACGCGACGGCTATGGACTGGTATTGTGGGGAATCTGGTAACGGAGGGACGCTACGATGAGCAATCACAGCACACGCGCCAAACTGCTCTACTTACATGCGCTAACGCCCGTGCATTCCGGCACCGGGCAGGCGGTGGCGGTGGTGGATTTACCCATCGCCCGCGAAAAAGCCACCGGCTGGCCCATCATCCCCGCCAGCAGTCTGAAAGGCGTCCTGCGCGATGCGCTGAACAACGGGCAGAACAAAGAGTGGATTAACCGCGCCTTCGGCAGGGACGTGCGCGGCGAGGAAGAGGGCGAGGCGGGTCTGCTGTGCTTCACCGACCAGCGCATCCTGTGTCTGGCGGTACGCAGCTACTTCGGCACCTTCGCCTACGCCACCTGCCCGCTGGTGCTGGAACGCTTCCTGCGCGACGCCCACGCGATGGGCATCGCTGCGCCTTTCGCGAAGGTTCCGCCCGTCAGCGACTCCCCCGAGGGCTTGAATGCGCTGGTGGCGAAAGGCTCCGCCCTTGCCCGAAATAGCAGAGTCTATCTGGAAGACCTGGACCTCGTTGCCAGAGAGGACGACGCGGTAACGCAGATAGCGAACGCGCTGGCGGGCACGCTCTTCACCAATAACCCGCAGAGCATGGTGCAGCGGTTCGTGCTGGTCTCGGATGAGGTGTTCAACTTCCTGTGCGAGACGGCGGTGGAGGTGGTGGCGCGGGTGCGATTGCAGGATGACACTAAGACCGTCGCTCCGGGCGCGTTATGGTATGAGGAAGCAGTTCCGGCGGAGAGCATTTTCAGCGGCGCGGTGCTGGTAGCCGACCATTACCGCAAAAACCCCGAGGAACTCTGGAACAACTTTCAGCCCAGCCTGATTCAGGTGGGCGGCAACTCCACCGTAGGGCGAGGCTTGTGTCGGGTGGTGATGGCATGAAAACACGCGCACAACAGGATATGGAGCTGGCGGCGCGGCTGGTGCAGGGGGTTCGCGATAAGGAGGACAAGGAAACCTGGCAAATCTACGGTGGTCTGTGCCACAGCTTCCCCGTGATGGTACGCACCTGCGGCTTATGTCAGGCTCTGGCGTTCTCGCAGGCAAAGGCGGGTGATGGTCAAGACGCGCGAGAGAAGGCACACCGCTTGCTGATGCAGCATGTGCAGAAGGTTCTCGCGCTGAGCGGCGACGTCCTGCCCGCGGTGCGCGAGGCTTCCGCCAGCCAGTACATGCTCTATACCCGTCGCGTCCTGTCCGCATGGGTCTATTTCAAGCGCTTCGCCGAGTCCATCCTTGAAGTGAAGAGCGCTGCGTCGGTCGAGGAGGGGTAGTATGGCAACCGATGCGATACGCAAGCCTCTGCGGGAACATCTGGCTGTGCAGGGGCAGCTGCAGGCAGGGCAACACGTGGGGCTGATGCTCGACCGCTATCTCACCCAGCACGACGATGAACACACGGGCGCGAAGCAGCTTTACGAACTGGCGCAGCAGTGCGAGGTATCGCCTGTTTACAAATCGGCGTTCTCCCGCTGGCGCCAGTCCCTGCAACAGTTAGAGGGCGTTCGGCTCTTCACCGCCACCGCGGCTTCCCCCATCGCCGTTGGGCTGGGCAACGAAAGCGTGCTGGAGGTGGGATTGACTGTCCACCGCACCTACGGCGTTCCCATCATCCCCGGCTCCGCGCTGAAGGGGTTGTGCCGTCGCGGCGCGCTGCGCCTGAAGGGCGATGGGAAGCTCGCCGACGAACAGTTGCGCGTGTTGTTCGGTTACTCCGACGATAACGGGCGCGCATCCGCAGGCTACATCGTCTTCTGGGACGCCTGGTACGACCCCGCCTCTGCGGAGGGCAAGCCGTTCCACCGCGACACCATCACCGTCCACCACGCCGACTACTACACCAGCCGGGGACAGGCGTACCCGACCGACTTCGACGACCCCAATCCGGTGCCGTTTCTGGTGGTACGCCCGGGCGCGCGCTTTCTCTTCGCCCTGCAAGCCCCCGACGATGGCTGGGGCGCGTTCGCCCAGAACCTGTTGCAGTGGTGCCTGCAGTATCTCGGCGTGGGCGCGAAAACCAACGCGGGATACGGCTACTTCACCGTAGATGAGGGCAAAGCAGATACCTCTCCCGCGAAGGCAGCACCATCGGCGAAGCCCATCCCTGTGGATACGGCTGCGGACATCTGGCAGAACGTCGTCGTCAACTACAATCCGGGGCAGCGCGTGCTGCAGGTGCAGCGAACTATCGAAGGGCGTAGCGAGGGAGCCTTTGCCGACCCACAACGTACCCAGCAGCTGCTGGCTACCCTGCCCGAGGCTGCGAGGCAAAAACTCACGCAGGGTAAGCGCCGCCTGCTCGCCGATGTGCAGATAGAAGTGAGTGGTAACCGCAAGCTCATCGTGAAGATAACCCCGAGGGAGTAACATGAAACTGCTGACCTTCTTGGGAACAGGCGAATACCAGAAAACCACCTATGTCTTGGATGATTACCGCTGCGAAACCGAGTTTGTTGCGGAGGCATTAGCGACTTGGCTGTCTGCGGACAAGGTGGTGGTGTTTCTTACGAAGGAAGCTGCACAACACGAAAATTGGAAACAGTTGAGCCACCGACTGCAGAGAATTGAGGTGCAAACGGTATCCATTCCCGACGGAAGGACCGAACAGGAAATCTGGGAGATTTTCGACTGCGTCGTCACTAGCGTCGAGCACGGGGACGAAATCGCCATTGATGTGACCCATGCCTTTCGCTCGTTGCCGATGGTGCTGGTGGCGGTTGCGGCTTTCCTGCGCACGGTGAAGGAGGTACGGGTCAGACATATCTTCTACGGATGTTACATGAAGGGCGAGCCAGCGGCTCCCGTGATTGACCTGAACCTGCTGCTCGAGCTGCTGGACTGGATGGAAGCCACCCGTCGCTTCAAAGAGATAGGCGACGCTCGCTGGATTGGCGAGAAGCTGCGCAGCACGCAAGACCGTCTGCGCCGCGAGCAAAAAGGGGAACCGACCTCGCTTAAATCTGCAGGAGACAGGCTCATCACCCTGTCGCAGGCGTTACAACTCGCACGCCCCATCGACGCCGCCAAGGCCGCAAAGCAACTACAGGGCCTGCTGCCAAAGGCGTCGGGGGAAATTCAGACATGGGCAAAGCCCTTCACCCTGCTCATCGACGACGTACAGGCGCAGGTAGAGCAACTGGCTTACGAAAATACTGACGTCCTGGACAGTTCACACCTGGAGAAGCAGCTACAGTTCATCGAACAGCTGCACCAGTACGGCTTGGTCATGCAGGCCGCGCAAATGGCGCGGGAATGGGTGGTAAACTGGGCAATGTGGTACAGTCACGGCGAGGGTTCTCTGTCACAAGGCGAGTGGCTCGACCCCTGCAGACGAGGGTACATCGAGAG
This is a stretch of genomic DNA from Bacillota bacterium. It encodes these proteins:
- the cmr5 gene encoding type III-B CRISPR module-associated protein Cmr5 produces the protein MKTRAQQDMELAARLVQGVRDKEDKETWQIYGGLCHSFPVMVRTCGLCQALAFSQAKAGDGQDAREKAHRLLMQHVQKVLALSGDVLPAVREASASQYMLYTRRVLSAWVYFKRFAESILEVKSAASVEEG
- the cmr4 gene encoding type III-B CRISPR module RAMP protein Cmr4, which translates into the protein MSNHSTRAKLLYLHALTPVHSGTGQAVAVVDLPIAREKATGWPIIPASSLKGVLRDALNNGQNKEWINRAFGRDVRGEEEGEAGLLCFTDQRILCLAVRSYFGTFAYATCPLVLERFLRDAHAMGIAAPFAKVPPVSDSPEGLNALVAKGSALARNSRVYLEDLDLVAREDDAVTQIANALAGTLFTNNPQSMVQRFVLVSDEVFNFLCETAVEVVARVRLQDDTKTVAPGALWYEEAVPAESIFSGAVLVADHYRKNPEELWNNFQPSLIQVGGNSTVGRGLCRVVMA
- a CDS encoding TIGR02221 family CRISPR-associated protein, whose protein sequence is MKLLTFLGTGEYQKTTYVLDDYRCETEFVAEALATWLSADKVVVFLTKEAAQHENWKQLSHRLQRIEVQTVSIPDGRTEQEIWEIFDCVVTSVEHGDEIAIDVTHAFRSLPMVLVAVAAFLRTVKEVRVRHIFYGCYMKGEPAAPVIDLNLLLELLDWMEATRRFKEIGDARWIGEKLRSTQDRLRREQKGEPTSLKSAGDRLITLSQALQLARPIDAAKAAKQLQGLLPKASGEIQTWAKPFTLLIDDVQAQVEQLAYENTDVLDSSHLEKQLQFIEQLHQYGLVMQAAQMAREWVVNWAMWYSHGEGSLSQGEWLDPCRRGYIESVLSSAFRAGGEAHPPDWLKDPDLIAILRDLWPSLADLRNDFAHCGMRKQPLSSEDLYNQSKNLLPQLRDLWQKSEP
- the cas10 gene encoding type III-B CRISPR-associated protein Cas10/Cmr2, producing the protein MRYLLTLSIGPVQDFIAAARRTVDLQAGSKLLQQLAMHLAQDIQDKGGTLIFPASAQVPGPNKVVATIDTDDPATFAQQLREGAVQWLWQQWQTARDRIPSVPLDDHLAEEQIKHFLEFYAAWVPLNGDYAQARHQAERLLAGRKALRDFRQVPCRPGRPKSPLDPSRDTVLKLEQGLRIPDEAQKEPLFLKRTEYLDAVSMLKRLLGEKKVPSTSLMAARAILPIADQQAVQELQRIADNAPGAVDIGDLMFPTRVQEQIEEGEPPLRNYLQRHQTEIDHLRRRILDSLSPRLSECPPYYAILAADGDRMGQLISAQRDMQSHQKLSSALADVAEEMKKVVQQHHGYTVYAGGDDLLAFLAVNQILSCACQLAAAFNQAMEQFRKDKNDDSGGTLSIGVAIVHRMEMLQQALEWARAAEAEAKKSRNAIAIALHTRGGVPLTAVSSFKDDPYLDGWRQWLKAFRAGLTRGFPYELQHLAREVENASLSADSLQAEAFRIFDRKTGREGSAAVKQFRPAFKQRMDRIGKAEDLRAFAEQLIVARFLSEYPNGVEVRS
- the cmr1 gene encoding type III-B CRISPR module RAMP protein Cmr1, with protein sequence MRRPSPDISPPDWQPPAQEDGFTLHLRLITPLFGGGYEAREVDPVCIIRPATVRGNLRFWWRALYGGQYASAKDLFQAEAELWGAAALEKNPATGKVRLRVTDVRSNAKPVTIEDFRPRGSPAKVGPEAQYLLYPFQAQRQQNLPPAKGIPDVQFTLQVSLDPSLSKSQKQQVENTLKAWIAFGGVGARTRRGCGALTVTHEQGRWLPPADEEKRKQWFRQLLPAGEPPKPPRLAHLSGARIVLGAPKGSPKDVLHDLGSFWAAFRKGHVGSKAYTPMEGCRWSDYRKALLQFHKQHGNTISLAKPFLGLPIVYQSFKTAPYAPTIESAETGRMASPVILKPLALANGQVCPMCVVLWVPLPTSVRIKPPDQQVKLVPPPQDAVLNDLQVRHPLEAVVKAAQLRWKTQAFGIGGA
- the cmr3 gene encoding type III-B CRISPR module-associated protein Cmr3, which codes for MNSQMVRIRGIDSLLFRDGRPFGAEIGSLSARTLSCPYPATVTGFVRTFLGNRMLIDWNRREDILRVLAIAVYGPLLERNGDAVFHAPADALITGTPKEPSVFALRPWPDLPEHAGCDLPKHLVPLRVDTDEKPVKGYEYWDGASLMRWLESADGSGFTPPQPVGKMEVEQRTHVAIDDEKGVSAESLLYSVEYLSFERYRWGKNGSRERWALLARLEGDEDLSLARGVGLLGGEKRLALLEPAEDSCWPTCSETLRRALSQSQRVRMFLATPAIFEGGWKPGWLNGKLEGSPPCASGVQLRLIGAAVKRREAVSGWSYRKDRQQPKPLRLLAPAGSVYFFEVLEGDPAVLADAWLRPVSDDEHDRRDGYGLVLWGIW
- the cmr6 gene encoding type III-B CRISPR module RAMP protein Cmr6, translated to MATDAIRKPLREHLAVQGQLQAGQHVGLMLDRYLTQHDDEHTGAKQLYELAQQCEVSPVYKSAFSRWRQSLQQLEGVRLFTATAASPIAVGLGNESVLEVGLTVHRTYGVPIIPGSALKGLCRRGALRLKGDGKLADEQLRVLFGYSDDNGRASAGYIVFWDAWYDPASAEGKPFHRDTITVHHADYYTSRGQAYPTDFDDPNPVPFLVVRPGARFLFALQAPDDGWGAFAQNLLQWCLQYLGVGAKTNAGYGYFTVDEGKADTSPAKAAPSAKPIPVDTAADIWQNVVVNYNPGQRVLQVQRTIEGRSEGAFADPQRTQQLLATLPEAARQKLTQGKRRLLADVQIEVSGNRKLIVKITPRE